A genomic stretch from Acropora palmata chromosome 13, jaAcrPala1.3, whole genome shotgun sequence includes:
- the LOC141864336 gene encoding uncharacterized protein LOC141864336 has product MLAHNRYRSKLPEPRVPVFDGNPIEYRRFISAFESLLEARTFSSTDRLYYLEQFTAGDVKELVRSCHYLPPDEGYDQARWVLKKKFGDEHRVASAYETKALNWPNIRPEDEWKNSKVVSTLVRYLFVSDLDENEYVSLPILYTRLEIPVSSDDIPTQGDIDQWPHLQDVFIPRVHAEVGLLIATDIPEALDPPELIQNDH; this is encoded by the exons ATGCTGGCCCATAATCGATACCGAAGCAAACTGCCGGAGCCCCGCGTGCCTGTTTTTGACGGCAACCCTATAGAGTATCGTAGATTCATTAGCGCTTTTGAAAGCCTACTTGAGGCCAGAACCTTCAGCAGTACCGACAGGCTGTACTATTTGGAACAATTTACAGCAGGAGATGTTAAAGAACTTGTTAGATCCTGCCACTATTTGCCACCAGATGAAGGTTATGATCAGGCGCGCTGGGTTCTGAAGAAGAAGTTTGGGGATGAACATCGCGTAGCGTCTGCCTACGAAACTAAAGCCTTAAATTGGCCAAACATAAGGCCTGAGGATG AATGGAAGAACAGTAAAGTTGTCAGTACCCTCGTTCGTTACCTTTTCGTATCGGACttggacgagaacgagtacgtcAGTCTACCAATCCTGTATACTAGACTGGAGATCCCTGTCAGCAGTGATGACATCCCTACCCAGGGCGATATTGACCAGTGGCCTCATCTCCAAGATGTCTTCATTCCCCGAGTCCACGCCGAAGTAGGTCTCCTTATTGCGACTGATATACCTGAAGCTCTTGACCCCCCGGAGTTGATCCAAAATGACCATTGA